ACGACGACTACATTTGGACCGGGATCGCGGTCTCGCCGACAACCAGCGCCGGTGCCGTTGGCAATGCGTCGATCTCTACCTACCACTCTTGCGACATGTCTCGAGAGGCGCGTGCCGACGAGATCTTTTCCCAGGTCCTCGCACCGCTGTACAAAAAACACACAGACATGGGGCACCTGACGAGCTGGGGCTACTACAGCCACCGCATGGGCGGGATGTACCGGCGTCTCGAGACGCTGAGCGGCGCCGACCACAAGACGCTCCTCTCCATGCAGAACGCCATCTATCAGGAGGCCTTTGAGAACAACGCTTTGGCCATGGCCGAGTTCCGTTCGATCTGTTCCGGGCACTCCGACTACATGTGGGAGAACGCATCTCAGCCATAGGACGGTTCGCTCAAGGAAGCTGCGAAATCCAGTCGCCGCTCTCGAGCCACTGGACCTGCAGCAGCTCGACCATTCCCGCCTCTTTGTAGGCCTCGATGTAGTTCTCGAGCAGGCTCTGCAGCGGCAGTTCGGTCGCCCGAACCGCGATCCCGATGGGCTCGACGGTGAACGGCGCCGAGATCGTCATGAGGTTCCTGTCGGGGTAACGAAGGACGGCAACATTGCAGGCCGGCATGTCGGCGACGAGGGCATCGACCTCGTCGTAGATCACCATCTGGATTCCCTGGTCGTAGGTTTCTACGGTGACGAGCTTCGCGATCGGCAGATGCTTTTCGGCAAACGCCTGGCTCGTCGAGTTTCTGAGTGTGGCGATGCTGAGACCGGCCTGGTTGATGTCTTCGGTACGAGTGACTTCCGCTAGAGCCGGGTCGTTGGTGAGAAGCGACTTGCCCGACATCAGGTAGGGCCCGACGAACACCGCCTCCAGGCTGCGCTCGGCGGTAATGGCCATACCCGACATCACGATATCGACTTCGCCTGCTTTCAACGCCGGCAACAGGTCGGGAAAGGGTTTGGTCACGTACTCGACGAAAACCCCCATCGACTGAGCCATCATTCTCACCAGGTCGACTTCGAAGCCGATGAGCTCGCCCGAACGACTCTTCACGTTGAACGGCGCCTGATCGCCTGACATTCCCACGCGGATCTTCCCCGTCTCGACGATGCGCTCGAGAACCGGGTATTCCTGTCCCTGGGTGGAGACGGCCGC
This sequence is a window from Vicinamibacteria bacterium. Protein-coding genes within it:
- a CDS encoding transporter substrate-binding domain-containing protein — its product is MNEKGNVREMRWRSGFVFFTALFLIQGAAVSTQGQEYPVLERIVETGKIRVGMSGDQAPFNVKSRSGELIGFEVDLVRMMAQSMGVFVEYVTKPFPDLLPALKAGEVDIVMSGMAITAERSLEAVFVGPYLMSGKSLLTNDPALAEVTRTEDINQAGLSIATLRNSTSQAFAEKHLPIAKLVTVETYDQGIQMVIYDEVDALVADMPACNVAVLRYPDRNLMTISAPFTVEPIGIAVRATELPLQSLLENYIEAYKEAGMVELLQVQWLESGDWISQLP